The Spirosoma radiotolerans genome has a window encoding:
- the lepA gene encoding translation elongation factor 4, translating to MKHIRNFCIIAHIDHGKSTLADRLLEFTKTVGSRDMQAQLLDDMDLERERGITIKSHAIQMDYVHKGETYTLNLIDTPGHVDFSYEVSRSIAACEGALLLVDASQGTEAQTISNLYLALNNDLVIIPVLNKIDLPGARPEEIKDEMVDLLGCERDDIIPASGKEGIGVPEILAAIVERIPAPTGEPAGPLQALIFDSHFNSYRGIEVIFRVKNGRIRKGDKVKFMNTGKEYTADEIGTLRLTQEPKDVIECGDVGYLISGIKVAKEVKVGDTVTTIDNPATVAIQGFSEVKPMVFAGIYPVETSEFEDLRDAMEKLQLNDAALVWEPETSAALGFGFRCGFLGMLHMEIVQERLEREFDMTVITTVPSVRFEVMTTKGEELQVSAPADMPDPNLIDYIEEPFIRAQIITKAEYVGGIMGLCMDKRSLLKNQVYLTADRVELQFEMPLAEVVFDFFDKLKTISRGYASLDYEFMDNRESDMVKLDVMLNGDKVDALSAIVHRSKSYEWGKKLCEKLRELIPRQQFEIAIQAAIGQKIIARETLSALRKDVLAKCYGGDISRKRKLLDKQKKGKKRMRQVGNVEIPQEAFMAVLKIN from the coding sequence GTGAAACATATTCGTAATTTTTGCATTATCGCCCACATTGATCACGGCAAGAGTACCCTGGCCGACCGTTTGTTAGAGTTCACCAAAACAGTTGGCTCCCGCGACATGCAGGCCCAGTTGCTGGATGATATGGACCTGGAACGTGAGCGAGGCATCACGATCAAGAGCCACGCCATTCAGATGGACTATGTCCACAAAGGAGAAACGTACACGCTGAACCTGATCGATACGCCGGGTCACGTTGACTTTAGCTACGAGGTGTCACGCTCGATTGCCGCTTGTGAAGGGGCGTTACTTCTGGTCGATGCATCGCAGGGAACCGAGGCCCAGACAATCTCAAATTTGTATCTGGCCCTCAATAACGACCTGGTTATCATCCCCGTCCTGAACAAGATCGACCTGCCGGGTGCCCGGCCCGAAGAGATCAAGGACGAAATGGTGGACCTGCTGGGTTGTGAACGTGACGACATTATTCCGGCGTCGGGTAAAGAAGGGATTGGTGTTCCTGAAATTCTGGCCGCCATTGTCGAGCGCATCCCAGCCCCAACAGGCGAGCCCGCGGGTCCGTTGCAGGCGTTGATCTTCGATTCGCATTTCAACTCCTACCGGGGCATCGAAGTTATTTTCCGGGTCAAGAACGGCCGCATTCGCAAAGGCGATAAGGTGAAGTTTATGAATACCGGGAAAGAATACACCGCCGATGAAATTGGGACGCTCCGCCTGACCCAGGAACCCAAAGACGTCATTGAATGTGGCGATGTAGGGTACCTGATTTCAGGCATTAAAGTAGCCAAAGAAGTAAAAGTCGGCGATACCGTTACCACAATCGACAATCCGGCTACCGTAGCGATTCAGGGTTTCTCGGAAGTAAAACCGATGGTGTTTGCAGGTATTTATCCGGTAGAGACCAGCGAGTTCGAAGACCTCCGCGATGCCATGGAGAAGCTGCAACTCAATGATGCCGCCCTCGTGTGGGAACCCGAAACATCGGCGGCTCTGGGCTTTGGTTTCCGGTGTGGTTTCCTCGGTATGCTCCACATGGAGATTGTGCAGGAACGCCTGGAGCGCGAATTTGACATGACCGTCATCACAACGGTGCCATCGGTACGTTTCGAAGTAATGACCACCAAAGGCGAAGAGCTTCAGGTATCGGCCCCCGCTGATATGCCCGATCCAAACCTGATCGACTACATTGAAGAACCGTTTATCAGGGCACAGATCATTACGAAGGCCGAATATGTCGGTGGGATCATGGGGCTCTGCATGGACAAGCGGAGTTTGCTCAAAAACCAGGTGTATCTGACCGCCGACCGTGTTGAACTTCAGTTCGAGATGCCACTGGCCGAAGTGGTGTTCGACTTTTTCGATAAACTCAAGACAATTTCGCGCGGGTATGCCTCCCTCGATTATGAGTTTATGGACAACCGCGAGTCGGACATGGTGAAGCTCGACGTGATGCTCAACGGCGACAAGGTGGATGCGCTCTCTGCCATCGTTCACCGCTCGAAGTCGTACGAATGGGGCAAGAAACTGTGCGAAAAGCTCCGCGAGTTAATTCCCCGGCAACAGTTTGAAATTGCAATCCAGGCAGCCATTGGCCAGAAAATCATTGCCCGCGAAACCTTGAGTGCCCTCCGTAAAGACGTATTGGCCAAGTGTTATGGCGGTGATATTTCCCGGAAGCGTAAACTGCTCGACAAGCAGAAGAAAGGGAAGAAACGAATGCGCCAGGTTGGCAATGTCGAAATACCGCAGGAAGCCTTTATGGCCGTATTGAAAATCAATTAA
- a CDS encoding OsmC family peroxiredoxin, whose translation MKITRNAQAHWAGTGKDGQGSVTTASTVLNQTQYSYKTRFENGVGTNPEELVAAAHAGCFAMQLAFNIQQAGFAADSLDVNCAITLEDGGITSSVLTLKAAVPGLDKAKFDELVDHAEHNCPISKLFNTTIKVDATLA comes from the coding sequence ATGAAAATTACCCGCAATGCACAGGCTCATTGGGCCGGAACCGGTAAAGATGGTCAGGGATCCGTAACGACGGCCAGTACCGTGTTGAACCAAACGCAATATTCGTACAAAACGCGTTTTGAAAATGGCGTAGGGACAAATCCAGAAGAGTTGGTAGCAGCGGCTCATGCGGGCTGTTTTGCCATGCAATTGGCATTCAATATTCAACAGGCTGGCTTTGCTGCTGATTCCCTTGATGTAAACTGCGCGATTACCCTCGAAGATGGCGGCATCACGAGTTCCGTGCTGACACTCAAAGCGGCCGTACCGGGCCTCGACAAGGCGAAGTTTGACGAACTCGTCGATCATGCTGAGCACAACTGCCCGATCTCAAAACTGTTTAACACAACGATCAAGGTAGACGCTACGCTGGCGTAG
- a CDS encoding Crp/Fnr family transcriptional regulator produces MASPKYVTLQQQLQQFAQLSDADIDLATDFWQARTVSRHDFFNTPNSLCRHIGFIVKGIFRVYYVDPRTELEHNLYFATENMFVTSLKSLLTQTTCPYTIEALETSELMVMQYDHLQQLYARSHGWERFGRLLAEQYFLMNQIRSESLLTQTAEERYVDLLTNHPDLLNRVSLGHISSFLGIKGPSLSRIRAQVARKS; encoded by the coding sequence ATGGCATCTCCCAAGTACGTTACCTTACAGCAGCAATTACAACAGTTCGCCCAGCTTTCGGATGCAGACATTGACCTCGCAACTGATTTCTGGCAAGCCAGAACCGTCAGCCGACATGATTTTTTCAATACGCCCAATTCCCTTTGCCGGCATATTGGTTTCATCGTAAAGGGAATCTTTCGAGTGTATTATGTAGACCCCCGAACGGAACTGGAACATAACCTTTACTTTGCCACGGAAAATATGTTTGTCACCTCTCTGAAAAGTTTGCTGACCCAAACCACCTGCCCATACACCATCGAAGCGCTGGAAACCTCAGAACTGATGGTCATGCAGTATGATCACCTGCAACAACTGTATGCCCGTTCGCACGGCTGGGAGCGATTTGGCCGGCTGTTGGCGGAGCAGTATTTTCTGATGAACCAAATTCGATCAGAGAGTTTGCTGACCCAAACCGCCGAGGAACGCTATGTCGACTTGTTAACGAACCATCCGGATCTTCTCAACCGGGTTTCGTTGGGTCATATCTCTTCTTTTTTGGGAATCAAAGGCCCTTCGTTAAGCCGGATTCGGGCGCAGGTAGCGCGTAAATCGTAA
- a CDS encoding SusC/RagA family TonB-linked outer membrane protein encodes MQKLLFAGVVWLLSFGGLLAQSTVTRLSGTVRTDNGEPLPGANVVLKNQTKGATTDANGLFSLEARSGDELVISAIGYQTTQVKVGLKTTLDVSLRESASQLNEVVVVGYGTQDRKNLVGSVSQVNADEIKNRPVASFDQQLQGRAAGVQVAANTGVPGDGIFFRIRGTTSINASNDPLYVVDGVFVNNQSLQKITTQGQSNNPLADINPADIESISILKDAEATAIYGARAANGVVLITTKRGAYNSKTKVSLNASVGQAWAPKLWDLATGPEHATIINEAWINDGKPAATRPFRPVSEGGRGLPEEQPTYDRLRDIFRTGALQNYDLAVSGGTKQTRFYLGGGYTSQQATLRTNDFSRASFKLNLDQDITDKIRIGTSNIFSQSNRTNARVGDGPQGGILQAALHTPTYLPKFNTDGTYAKWAGFDNLDVLINNTDMHSTSTRYIGNIYGEFDISRGLKLRSSWSLDYNNYDEYEYWNTLTNRGSASKGLATSSVSKNTIWINEQTLSYRKSVGNQHNVGILVGNTLQGNVATQTLAQGTNFPSDAFKQIASASVTTASSTRNQYNLVSFFGRADYNFAKTYFFEASLRADASSKFAQGHQWGYFPSAGVAWQLKQENFLRDVSLVNDLKVRASVGWTGNQNGIGNYASRGLWGGGNNYLDNPGTTPVQLANPDLKWETTRQTNIGLNIGLWNNRIGVEVNAYSKYTYDLLLQVPLAQSSGFASIYRNDGEISNRGLEFAVNSQNINKADFQWNTSFNIAGNVNRIEKLSIPVDASYAAERMAQGQSFHSFYVYKQLYVDPKTGDAVYDDVNKDGKITVADKQFYGSALPKFFGGLNNTVAYKGFDLSVFFNFSYGSKVLNNNRFFLESGGTRDDRRAINKNQLNRWQKEGDITDVPRVTTIGNNYNLSPISRFVEDGSFLRLNSLVLGYTIPKSVLRRLGVASARVYYSGSNLWLVSKYQGPDPEVNVTADPTTQGYDLGTPPQPRTAQFGLNLTF; translated from the coding sequence ATGCAAAAACTTTTATTTGCGGGAGTAGTCTGGCTACTCTCTTTCGGAGGATTGCTGGCACAATCTACCGTAACACGATTATCGGGCACCGTTCGAACCGATAACGGCGAGCCACTGCCGGGCGCTAACGTGGTGCTAAAAAACCAGACAAAAGGAGCCACAACAGACGCCAATGGCCTTTTTAGTCTGGAAGCCCGCTCGGGCGACGAACTGGTCATCTCGGCCATTGGCTATCAAACAACGCAGGTTAAAGTTGGCTTAAAAACAACGCTCGATGTCTCATTACGGGAATCGGCCTCGCAATTAAATGAAGTGGTGGTGGTGGGCTATGGCACCCAGGACCGCAAAAACCTGGTCGGTTCAGTCTCGCAGGTCAACGCCGACGAAATCAAAAACCGCCCGGTTGCCAGTTTCGATCAGCAGTTGCAGGGTCGGGCGGCTGGCGTTCAGGTGGCGGCCAACACGGGCGTACCGGGTGATGGGATTTTCTTCCGTATCCGGGGAACAACGTCGATCAACGCCAGTAATGACCCGCTGTATGTTGTCGATGGTGTGTTCGTAAATAACCAGTCACTCCAGAAAATTACGACCCAGGGCCAGTCAAACAACCCATTGGCCGACATTAACCCCGCCGATATTGAGTCTATCTCGATTCTGAAAGATGCCGAAGCGACCGCTATTTACGGCGCACGGGCCGCCAACGGGGTTGTCCTGATTACCACGAAACGGGGGGCTTATAACAGCAAAACGAAAGTTAGCCTGAATGCATCGGTGGGGCAGGCCTGGGCACCCAAACTCTGGGATCTGGCCACGGGTCCCGAACATGCAACGATCATCAACGAAGCCTGGATCAACGATGGCAAACCAGCGGCTACCCGGCCTTTTCGTCCCGTTTCGGAAGGGGGGCGCGGGTTACCGGAAGAACAGCCTACTTATGATCGGTTGCGTGATATTTTCCGGACGGGAGCGCTCCAAAATTACGATCTGGCCGTCTCGGGTGGCACCAAACAGACCCGCTTTTACCTGGGTGGCGGCTACACGAGCCAACAGGCAACGCTTCGCACCAATGACTTCAGCCGGGCAAGCTTCAAACTTAATCTGGATCAGGACATTACCGATAAAATCCGCATCGGTACGAGCAATATTTTCTCCCAGTCGAACCGCACAAATGCCCGCGTTGGCGATGGACCACAAGGCGGTATTTTACAGGCAGCTCTGCATACGCCAACGTATTTGCCCAAGTTCAACACCGACGGTACGTACGCGAAATGGGCTGGTTTCGATAACCTGGATGTGTTGATCAACAACACCGATATGCACTCGACCAGCACCCGCTACATTGGTAACATCTACGGTGAATTCGACATTAGCAGGGGCCTTAAATTACGCAGTAGCTGGAGTCTCGACTACAACAATTATGACGAATACGAATACTGGAATACACTGACCAACCGGGGCAGCGCCAGCAAAGGGTTAGCCACATCGAGTGTCAGCAAAAACACGATCTGGATTAATGAGCAGACGTTGTCGTACCGAAAAAGTGTTGGTAATCAGCACAATGTCGGGATTTTAGTAGGCAATACATTACAGGGTAACGTGGCTACTCAGACACTGGCGCAGGGCACCAATTTTCCGTCAGATGCCTTCAAACAGATTGCGTCGGCTTCGGTAACGACGGCTTCGTCAACGCGCAACCAGTATAACCTGGTTTCCTTCTTTGGCCGGGCCGATTATAACTTTGCGAAGACGTACTTTTTCGAAGCCAGCCTTCGGGCCGATGCGTCGTCAAAATTCGCACAGGGGCATCAGTGGGGTTATTTTCCGTCAGCCGGAGTTGCCTGGCAACTGAAACAGGAAAACTTCCTGCGGGATGTTAGTTTGGTCAATGATCTGAAAGTTCGGGCCAGTGTGGGCTGGACGGGAAACCAGAATGGTATCGGTAACTACGCGTCGCGGGGCTTGTGGGGCGGGGGAAATAACTACCTCGATAATCCGGGGACGACACCGGTGCAGTTAGCCAACCCTGACCTGAAATGGGAAACTACCCGGCAAACCAACATCGGCCTAAACATTGGTCTCTGGAATAACCGAATTGGCGTTGAAGTCAACGCGTACTCAAAATACACCTACGACCTGTTGCTTCAGGTACCGCTGGCTCAGAGTTCAGGATTTGCCAGTATTTACCGGAACGATGGCGAAATCAGTAACCGGGGACTTGAATTTGCCGTCAACTCCCAAAACATCAACAAAGCTGATTTTCAATGGAATACCAGCTTCAACATTGCGGGTAACGTTAACCGGATCGAGAAGTTATCCATTCCCGTCGATGCCAGTTACGCAGCCGAACGAATGGCGCAGGGCCAATCATTCCACTCGTTCTACGTCTATAAACAGCTTTATGTCGACCCAAAAACGGGCGATGCAGTCTATGACGATGTCAATAAAGACGGAAAGATCACCGTGGCCGACAAACAGTTTTACGGGAGCGCACTGCCCAAGTTTTTCGGTGGTCTGAATAACACCGTCGCTTACAAAGGCTTCGACCTGTCGGTCTTCTTCAATTTCAGCTACGGCAGCAAAGTCTTGAACAACAACCGCTTCTTCCTGGAATCGGGTGGTACACGGGACGACCGGCGGGCCATTAACAAGAACCAGTTAAACCGCTGGCAGAAAGAAGGCGATATTACGGATGTGCCACGGGTTACCACCATTGGTAATAACTACAACCTCAGCCCAATCAGCCGCTTTGTAGAAGATGGTTCGTTTCTGCGGCTGAACTCGCTCGTGCTTGGCTACACGATACCAAAATCGGTGCTTCGCCGATTGGGCGTTGCCTCGGCCCGGGTTTATTATAGCGGCTCGAACCTGTGGCTGGTAAGCAAGTATCAGGGGCCAGACCCTGAAGTGAACGTGACGGCCGACCCAACCACCCAGGGGTATGACCTGGGTACGCCCCCGCAACCCCGAACGGCTCAGTTCGGCCTTAATCTGACCTTTTGA
- a CDS encoding RagB/SusD family nutrient uptake outer membrane protein has protein sequence MKIKFKLISFFLLLTGCHSFLDVQPELQVDEAQAITNASTAEAALNGLYNRLGSDGYYGSNFQSLVYLSGGDIQWTGSQGAPQEITARKLTADNSYVSAAWSAIYRTILQANYLLETVPTLADPLLTADRKNQIQGEAYALRALSYFDLVRGWGGVQVVLKATRTPSDNTGITRGSADDTYSQVLKDLTAAEPLLSATTNRNKVTRKTVWALRARYHLYRQEWDQAETYASKLIEDSNYKLAKPYSAFFANNAVATPESVFEIAYSNSFKNGNYNWWLPPALSGRREWAPNDKLVALLNDPNVGGNRKELIAQTSPPGNLWYGKLYYRTPLGTDPAYVIRIAELYLIRAEARAQLGKTAAALADLNAVRDRAAVPAAQAATRDALLLAIETERQVEFPFEADRWFNLIRTGRVATVLGITDTTKYVLPIPNSEILADKALVQNQGY, from the coding sequence ATGAAAATCAAGTTTAAACTAATCTCCTTTTTCCTCTTGCTAACGGGCTGCCACTCTTTTTTAGACGTACAGCCTGAGCTGCAGGTCGATGAGGCACAGGCCATTACCAATGCCAGCACTGCCGAAGCTGCGTTAAATGGCTTATACAATCGCCTGGGCAGCGATGGCTATTATGGCTCTAACTTCCAGTCATTGGTCTATTTATCGGGTGGCGACATTCAATGGACTGGTTCACAGGGCGCACCCCAGGAAATCACGGCGCGCAAATTAACGGCCGACAATAGTTATGTTAGCGCGGCCTGGTCGGCAATTTACCGGACCATTCTTCAGGCCAATTACCTGCTGGAAACCGTACCTACGCTGGCTGACCCCCTACTAACTGCTGACCGGAAAAACCAGATTCAGGGCGAAGCGTATGCCTTACGGGCCCTGTCATATTTTGACCTGGTGCGGGGCTGGGGTGGTGTGCAGGTCGTCCTGAAAGCAACCCGTACGCCATCCGATAATACGGGCATTACACGCGGAAGTGCCGACGATACCTACTCCCAGGTACTTAAAGACCTGACGGCGGCCGAACCATTACTGAGTGCAACGACCAACCGCAACAAAGTCACCCGGAAAACCGTCTGGGCGCTGCGGGCACGTTACCATCTATACCGTCAGGAATGGGACCAGGCCGAAACCTACGCCAGCAAGCTCATTGAGGATTCAAACTACAAATTGGCTAAACCTTACAGCGCTTTTTTTGCAAACAACGCCGTAGCCACGCCCGAATCGGTGTTTGAAATCGCCTACAGCAACTCATTCAAAAATGGGAACTACAACTGGTGGCTACCGCCAGCCCTCAGCGGTCGCCGGGAATGGGCACCCAACGACAAGCTCGTGGCCCTGCTCAATGACCCCAATGTGGGTGGTAATCGGAAGGAGCTGATTGCACAAACGAGTCCGCCGGGTAATTTGTGGTATGGCAAACTGTATTATCGCACTCCGCTCGGCACTGATCCGGCCTATGTCATTCGGATTGCGGAGCTGTATCTGATTCGGGCGGAAGCTCGGGCACAACTTGGCAAAACAGCGGCCGCACTTGCCGATTTGAATGCCGTTCGGGACCGGGCAGCCGTACCGGCAGCGCAGGCCGCGACGAGAGACGCTCTGTTGCTGGCCATTGAAACCGAACGGCAGGTAGAGTTTCCGTTTGAAGCCGACCGCTGGTTCAATCTGATCCGAACAGGGCGGGTAGCTACCGTGCTGGGCATTACAGATACCACTAAATACGTGCTGCCGATTCCGAACAGCGAAATTCTGGCCGATAAAGCACTAGTACAGAATCAAGGTTATTAA
- a CDS encoding cyanophycinase, translating into MKHSFVLPLLLLALVAGRLSAQTPQTIGPEKGALVIVGGGSMGPELWNRFVELAGGPAAANIVIIPTAGEDSSANSTPREKEKLLSLGVKNITVLHTRDPNVANQESFVAPLRKATGVWFVGGRHWRLADSYLNTLAHKEFNAVLSRGGVIGGTSAGATILGSFMVRGDTKGNSIMVGDHTQGLDFIHNVTIDQHFLRRNRQFDLIEVIKARPELLGIAIDEGTAIVVQQNTFDVIGNSYVGIYEAGQIASNGKYPSGQNSSGGPFYFLGKGQKFDLKGRKVISQQPQRPNEPAK; encoded by the coding sequence ATGAAACATTCTTTCGTACTTCCTCTCCTTTTGCTGGCATTAGTTGCAGGAAGACTTTCGGCCCAAACGCCCCAGACCATTGGCCCTGAAAAGGGGGCGCTCGTTATTGTGGGCGGGGGCAGCATGGGTCCCGAACTCTGGAACCGGTTTGTGGAGCTGGCGGGCGGACCTGCCGCAGCCAACATTGTTATTATTCCAACAGCCGGTGAAGATTCCTCCGCGAACAGCACACCGCGCGAAAAGGAAAAACTGCTAAGCCTAGGGGTTAAAAACATTACTGTCCTGCACACCCGCGATCCCAACGTTGCTAATCAGGAATCGTTTGTCGCGCCCCTGCGCAAAGCCACCGGCGTCTGGTTTGTGGGCGGCCGGCACTGGCGGCTGGCCGACTCGTACCTGAATACGCTGGCGCACAAGGAATTCAACGCCGTACTAAGCCGGGGCGGAGTAATTGGCGGTACGTCAGCAGGCGCTACCATTCTGGGTTCTTTTATGGTACGGGGCGACACCAAAGGCAATTCGATCATGGTTGGCGACCACACCCAAGGGCTGGATTTTATTCATAACGTCACCATCGATCAGCATTTTCTACGCCGGAACCGTCAATTTGATCTTATTGAGGTAATCAAAGCAAGACCGGAATTACTGGGCATTGCCATTGATGAGGGCACCGCCATTGTGGTTCAGCAGAATACCTTCGATGTAATCGGCAACTCGTATGTGGGCATCTACGAAGCGGGGCAGATTGCCAGCAACGGTAAATATCCGTCGGGGCAGAACAGCAGCGGAGGTCCGTTTTACTTCCTGGGCAAAGGACAGAAGTTTGATTTAAAGGGGCGCAAAGTAATCAGCCAGCAGCCGCAACGGCCTAATGAACCGGCAAAGTGA
- a CDS encoding phytoene desaturase family protein — protein MANYEFDAVVVGSGPNGLSAAITLQRAGLSVVVLEAKETIGGGLRSAELTQPGFVHDICSAIHPLAAGSPFFRTLPLADHGLEFVDPPIAAAHPFDDGTAAALRRSLVETAQSLSVDEQAYRNLLAPIVQDWPTMAPDILGPLRFPKHPINMASFGLDALLPITQLVKRFKTKEARGLFGGMAAHAIQPLSNLTTSAIALVLMTAGHLYDWPIPKGGSQTIANALASYFRSLGGKIETGQRVQSLKDIPSTRVVLFDVTPRQLLGIAGERFSALYRTQLEHYRYGMGVFKIDWALDGPIPFTAPECQQAGTIHIGGTFEEIADAEQATSSGKHPDKPYILLAQQSLFDPSRSPTGKHTAWAYCHVPNGSTVDRTQIIEQQVERFAPGFRDRILDRHTMNTAQMETYNANYIGGDINGGIIDIGQLYTRPVVSLSPYKTSAPGMFICSSSTPPGGGVHGMCGYHAARVALREGFGLPVPITLATT, from the coding sequence ATGGCTAACTATGAATTTGATGCCGTGGTTGTCGGCTCCGGTCCTAACGGACTGAGCGCTGCCATTACACTGCAACGCGCTGGCTTGTCGGTCGTGGTGCTGGAAGCAAAAGAGACCATTGGCGGGGGGCTTCGCTCGGCCGAGCTAACTCAACCTGGCTTTGTGCACGATATCTGTTCGGCCATTCATCCGCTGGCCGCCGGTTCACCGTTTTTTCGAACCTTACCGCTCGCGGACCATGGCCTGGAATTTGTCGATCCACCCATTGCAGCGGCCCATCCGTTCGATGATGGTACAGCGGCTGCGCTCAGACGCTCGCTAGTCGAGACGGCTCAATCGCTCAGTGTTGATGAACAGGCCTATCGAAACCTGCTGGCGCCTATCGTTCAGGACTGGCCAACCATGGCCCCCGATATTCTGGGGCCGCTGCGGTTCCCGAAACACCCGATCAACATGGCCAGTTTTGGCCTCGATGCTCTTTTGCCCATTACGCAACTGGTCAAACGGTTCAAAACGAAAGAAGCGCGAGGGCTGTTTGGCGGCATGGCCGCACATGCCATTCAACCCTTGAGCAACCTGACCACTTCGGCCATTGCGCTGGTACTGATGACCGCAGGACACCTCTACGACTGGCCGATTCCCAAAGGTGGTTCACAAACGATAGCCAATGCGCTGGCCTCCTATTTCCGTTCCCTCGGCGGGAAAATTGAAACGGGGCAGCGAGTCCAGTCGCTGAAAGATATTCCGTCTACACGGGTTGTCCTGTTCGACGTGACGCCCCGGCAACTCCTCGGCATTGCTGGTGAACGGTTTTCAGCCCTTTATCGAACCCAATTGGAGCACTACCGCTATGGCATGGGCGTTTTTAAAATTGACTGGGCGCTGGATGGCCCCATTCCGTTTACGGCACCCGAATGCCAGCAGGCAGGGACAATTCATATTGGCGGTACATTTGAGGAAATTGCCGATGCGGAACAGGCCACGTCATCGGGCAAACATCCCGATAAACCCTACATTTTGTTAGCTCAGCAAAGCCTGTTCGATCCGAGCCGGAGCCCGACCGGAAAACATACGGCCTGGGCGTATTGCCATGTACCAAACGGATCAACGGTTGACAGAACCCAGATTATTGAGCAACAGGTCGAGCGATTCGCCCCCGGTTTTCGGGACCGGATTCTGGATCGGCATACGATGAACACCGCTCAGATGGAAACCTACAACGCCAACTACATCGGGGGCGACATCAACGGCGGGATCATCGACATCGGGCAGTTGTATACGCGACCTGTGGTTAGCTTATCACCTTACAAAACATCAGCGCCGGGTATGTTTATCTGTTCCTCCTCTACCCCGCCCGGTGGCGGGGTACATGGTATGTGCGGCTATCATGCGGCCAGGGTGGCCCTGCGCGAAGGGTTTGGCCTGCCTGTTCCCATCACCCTGGCGACGACCTGA
- a CDS encoding OmpA family protein has product MRILFIALIHLLSLSYAFGQVNVSLVPQPAKRRDIPFTISAVDDKTSAVLPAKFTIQAKQTKQKFSGESRLGIPYSFTLTHPDTINVIASTPGYYEAEELMTVFCDTCAFEYVIRLEKEDPKTDSVFRNLEVNQAFRLDNVYFDQSSYVLRPESYPQLNKLVKTLIATPKLVIEIAGHTDNVGDRRLNQALSENRARIITNYLVNKGIPESRLRHAGYGSSKPAAPNDTEDNKRKNRRVEFVVLSL; this is encoded by the coding sequence ATGCGCATTCTATTCATCGCTCTTATACACCTGTTGAGTTTGTCCTATGCGTTCGGCCAGGTAAACGTATCCCTCGTCCCGCAGCCTGCTAAACGCCGGGATATACCCTTTACCATTTCGGCCGTTGATGATAAAACATCAGCGGTATTACCTGCCAAATTCACGATTCAGGCTAAACAGACCAAGCAGAAATTTAGCGGAGAAAGTAGGCTTGGCATTCCATATTCGTTCACATTAACTCATCCAGATACAATCAATGTTATTGCCAGTACGCCCGGTTATTACGAAGCGGAAGAACTAATGACTGTTTTCTGTGATACTTGTGCTTTTGAGTATGTAATTCGGCTTGAAAAAGAAGATCCTAAGACGGACAGTGTGTTTCGTAACCTGGAAGTCAACCAGGCGTTTCGATTAGACAATGTCTATTTCGACCAGAGCAGTTATGTACTCCGGCCAGAATCCTATCCGCAGCTGAACAAGCTGGTTAAAACCCTGATCGCCACGCCGAAGCTGGTCATTGAAATTGCCGGACATACCGATAACGTAGGCGACCGGCGACTCAATCAGGCACTGTCCGAAAACCGGGCCCGAATTATCACCAATTACCTCGTCAACAAGGGCATTCCGGAAAGTCGATTGCGCCATGCGGGTTATGGCAGTAGCAAACCGGCCGCCCCCAACGATACAGAAGATAACAAACGAAAGAACCGACGCGTTGAATTTGTTGTCTTATCATTGTAG